The Polypterus senegalus isolate Bchr_013 chromosome 1, ASM1683550v1, whole genome shotgun sequence genome includes a window with the following:
- the LOC120532056 gene encoding P2Y purinoceptor 14-like, which yields MAPLNTTDVNSTALNNTILMKRILPTLYLFLFCGAIVLNSLAAWIFFRISNQSSFTIYLKNMVAADIFMTLSFPFKIISDFGLGNWQLSVIVCRYSAVVFYLNMYIGIIFLALISLERFIKVVRNSGNSFIQSVTISKSLSAGIWLMMLILLVPNSILTNEIPTEETSKHCFKLKSSLGMKWHKVSTYFCIIIFWVSFIVLLFCYTSIAVKIYKSYKKCSRDNSVTRRKFNRNIFSVLIVFIICFVPYHVCRIPYTLSQTGISFSYQGQLLLFHFKEGTLFLSAMNVCLDPMIYFLLCKTFRRLLMQMFSKTEADVSNRTPCSPNSESIL from the coding sequence ATGGCTCCATTAAACACTACTGATGTCAACTCCACAGCTCTCAATAACACCATTTTAATGAAGAGGATTTTGCCAACActgtatctttttcttttctgtggggCAATTGTCTTAAACTCATTGGCTGCTTGGATTTTCTTCAGAATTTCCAATCAGTCTAGTTTTACTATCTACCTCAAGAACATGGTTGCCGCTGATATTTTCATGACACTCTCCTTTCCTTTTAAGATCATAAGTGACTTTGGTCTTGGGAACTGGCAACTCAGCGTCATTGTATGTCGTTACTCTGCTGTTGTTTTCTACTTAAACATGTACATTGGAATAATTTTCCTGGCATTAATAAGCTTGGAGCGCTTTATAAAAGTGGTCAGAAATTCGGGTAACTCGTTTATTCAGAGTGTCACTATCTCAAAATCCCTATCAGCAGGAATATGGCTCATGATGCTCATTCTTCTTGTGCCAAACAGTATTTTAACAAATGAAATTCCAACAGAAGAAACTTCTAAACACTGTTTTAAACTAAAGAGTAGTCTTGGAATGAAATGGCATAAGGTTTCTACCTATTTCTGCATAATCATCTTTTGGGTTTCTTTCATCGTTCTGTTATTTTGTTATACATCCATTGCAGTAAAAATCTATAAATCCTACAAAAAGTGCAGCCGAGATAACTCAGTCACAAGGAGAAAATTCAATCGaaacatttttagtgttttgatCGTGTTCATTATTTGCTTTGTCCCCTACCACGTGTGCAGGATTCCTTACACATTAAGTCAAACTGGCATCTCATTCAGCTATCAAGGCCAGCTcctgttgtttcatttcaaagaagGCACTCTGTTTTTATCTGCGATGAATGTGTGTCTTGATCCTATGATTTACTTTCTCTTGTGCAAAACATTTCGACGATTACTGATGCAAATGTTTTCCAAAACTGAAGCTGATGTAAGTAACAGGACACCTTGCTCTCCAAACAGTGAAAGCATACTCTAG